The window AGAATAATTTTtgataaagctttttaaaagattttatttatttattcatgagagactcagagagaggcagagacataggcagagggagaagcaggctccatgctgatgcgggagcctgatggggaactcagtcctgggactccaggatcataccctgggctgaaggcaggcgcttaaccactgagccacccagggatccccaatttttgaTAAGGTTAATGATGACTCAACAGTTGTATGAATGACATAGTTTCAAGGGATTTTCTGTAGGAATGGCAATTGGTACTTAATAGTGCCCTATGACCTACGAGACACTTGGTTTACTTAATCTTTATGTTAATCcttggagggcagcccaggtggtatATAGTATATAGAAGGATGTATCATAATACAGATCTGGTGGCTTGTGGGCAAGGATATAAGCCATTGTGGACTGTTTGCTTTTACAATGAGCATCCCAGATGATTCTTTGCATCCTAAGTTTAAAAAAGCACTGCTGTAGGGGATTGGGTTGGGGTTGGTGGCCAGTTTAAGCTCTCAGACAAGACATATACTTCCAGAGAGAGGCACTGTCTTTGATAACTTCCAGGATGGGTGTGAGTTGAATTCTGCAAGTGAGCAGTACTCTGTATAATGGTAGAGTTGACTTTGGGCCATTTTCTGCATCTCAGCCACATAAGTAGAACATGAGGATGGCTGAAGTCCCAGCTTACATAAATTGATATGTTGAGTATTTGAGAACATGCACATTTGTTTGAAATGTAGCTTGGGCTTACTAGACATGGAGCACACAGACAGTGGAAGGGCCTTGATCTAGAAGAACTGAGAAGGAGATTTGTCTCTCCTCTCCTAGACAGCTAGTCTGTATGTTAGAGGTGTATTTACAGTGCCCAGGGAACCCAGAGTGACTGGCTATGGGAGGAAAAGGGCGGAAAGGGGACAGGCTCAACAGAGAAAGCATTTAGCTGGAGAGGAATAGCAATGCCTGAGTCTTAGCCTTGAGACACCAGGAAGCGCTAGGCTTGTATCTGGCAGGAGAAGCAGCTTGAGAGTTGGAGGCCCTACCTGAAAGGCCAGGAAGGCCAACAGCTTGAGTTCTGGTTCTTCCACTTATGGCTGGCTGGGCAAGTGTGGAATAGACATCTCCGAAAGTAAAAACTAATGTGATATTTAGTACAGAGCTATTTGAGATATGTGGTAGAAGGAACAGATTTTCTTAAAGATAGAATTTTGTCTAATATGGCAAAATCAAAGGAATATCTGTTCTGTAATCCAAAATTATGCTACCTACTAATGGTTATCCTTTTGCCTGAAGTTAAAGTGGGAACCAAGTTTTTACACCCTACCTAGCTGTTTGATATTAGCtctcatttttgaaaagtttctCTTCTTAACCCATCTGAACAGAAACTAAAGCTACAGAGTGGAGAGATaacaagagaagagaagcagccagcTTCAGCCCAGTCTACCCCAAGCAGCAGCCCCCACTCCTCCCCTAAGCAGAAGTCCAGGTGAGCCCTTCCTGTGAGCCTCTCGAGCTGCAGTGTGCTTCTAGGAAAGCGAGGGCTGCATACAAAATTGGAATTTAAGCCTGTGGTTTCAGGGAGCAGGGGAAGTTGACAGTTCCTAGTCTCTTGGCATGAGATGCTTCTAGAGGTGTAGGAAGGGGATATAAGGGTacactttgttctttctctttcagagGCTGGTTTGCTTCTGGTTCTTCCACAGCCTTACCTGGCCCAAATCCTAGCACCATGGATTCTGCAAGTGGAGACAAGGACAGAAACTTGGCGGATAAATGGAGCCTCTTTGGACCAAGATCTCTTCAGAAGTCTGATTCAGGTTAAGCCAACCCCTTCAAGAAAAACCCATGTGGATGGCATTTTACCATGTATACTGGGGGCTGCCtactaattttgaaataatttgctttttgGTTTGCTTCTGTAGGAGGTTTTGCCACCCAGAGTTACAGAGGAGCCCAGAAGCCTTCTCCAATGGAATTGATCCGTGTCCAGGCCACCCGAATGGCTGAAGATCCGGCAACCTTCAAGCCGCCCAAGATGGACATTCCAGTGATGGAAGGGAAGAAACCACCACCACGGACCCATAATCTCAAACCTCGTGACTTAAATGTGCTCACACCCACTGGCTTCTAGAGCTCTTTGTATTCCAGGGACTCTGGATAGAGGGTATCTTGTACCCAACTCCCCTTTTACCGTGGCTTTGACATaggaaagttatttttgtttttaaaacctcTTAAACTGAGGCTGGAGCTAGAGATATGATTGGCTTTTGAGAAATGTTAATGCAAAGCTTGTCCTTGTTAGAAGTTGTGTGGTTTAAAGTTAAATAATCCCAGCAGTGATGTATGGGGGATCTCATACCCATTTTTGTATCATTTAACCTTAGACAAGAACTTTGATCATTGCTTACTAGGTAAACAATGTGTTGTTCCAGAACTGAGGCTTCTTGATTTCTTTACCACTGTAAACATGTGCATGGACAAATCATGGAACACAGGTGTTCCCAAACTAGTTGAGACTTTGGCCCTCTTGATTGTACACTTCTCTGTGCTCCAGC is drawn from Vulpes vulpes isolate BD-2025 chromosome 4, VulVul3, whole genome shotgun sequence and contains these coding sequences:
- the KIAA1191 gene encoding putative monooxygenase p33MONOX isoform X1; its protein translation is MASRQPEVPALEPSGPLGKMSLPIGMYRRAFSYDDALEDPTPMTPPPSDMGSIPWKPVIPERKYQHLAKAEEGETSVSSPAMTMSSATDSVDKAPVVKAKATHVIMNSLITKQTQESIQRFEQQAGLRDAGYTPHKGLTTEETKYLRVAEALHKLKLQSGEITREEKQPASAQSTPSSSPHSSPKQKSRGWFASGSSTALPGPNPSTMDSASGDKDRNLADKWSLFGPRSLQKSDSGGFATQSYRGAQKPSPMELIRVQATRMAEDPATFKPPKMDIPVMEGKKPPPRTHNLKPRDLNVLTPTGF
- the KIAA1191 gene encoding putative monooxygenase p33MONOX isoform X2 → MSLPIGMYRRAFSYDDALEDPTPMTPPPSDMGSIPWKPVIPERKYQHLAKAEEGETSVSSPAMTMSSATDSVDKAPVVKAKATHVIMNSLITKQTQESIQRFEQQAGLRDAGYTPHKGLTTEETKYLRVAEALHKLKLQSGEITREEKQPASAQSTPSSSPHSSPKQKSRGWFASGSSTALPGPNPSTMDSASGDKDRNLADKWSLFGPRSLQKSDSGGFATQSYRGAQKPSPMELIRVQATRMAEDPATFKPPKMDIPVMEGKKPPPRTHNLKPRDLNVLTPTGF